One segment of Terriglobia bacterium DNA contains the following:
- a CDS encoding N-acetyltransferase produces the protein MKASKSNQSASSPVLRKARPGDVPALFKLIHQYAAEEVLLPRALPELYENVWEFTVAEIDGQVASCGALRVYSEELAEVRSLCVDPQQQSAGLGRAVTNRLMHEAEDLGLKRVFALTMVPDFFSKMGFYPVERGALPQKVWRDCLQCEKYFRCDEVAMVFDLANLGSMDASARSGAE, from the coding sequence CTTCCAAGTCGAACCAGAGCGCGAGTTCGCCAGTCCTCCGCAAGGCCCGCCCCGGCGACGTTCCCGCTCTGTTCAAGCTTATCCATCAGTACGCTGCTGAGGAGGTCTTGCTTCCACGCGCCCTCCCCGAGCTCTATGAAAACGTCTGGGAGTTCACGGTGGCGGAGATCGACGGCCAGGTGGCCTCCTGTGGAGCGCTTCGCGTGTACAGCGAAGAGCTCGCGGAAGTCCGCTCGCTTTGCGTGGACCCTCAACAGCAAAGCGCGGGACTGGGCCGGGCGGTGACAAACCGGTTGATGCACGAGGCAGAAGATCTCGGCCTCAAAAGGGTCTTCGCGCTCACGATGGTCCCTGATTTCTTCTCCAAAATGGGTTTTTACCCCGTCGAGCGCGGCGCGCTGCCCCAGAAGGTTTGGCGTGACTGCCTGCAGTGCGAGAAGTATTTCCGTTGTGATGAAGTGGCCATGGTCTTCGATCTTGCGAATCTGGGCAGCATGGACGCCTCCGCGCGCTCCGGAGCAGAATAG
- a CDS encoding VanZ family protein, giving the protein MLAIVWAGVIFDMSTRTFGASFTDHLLREILAALHLRVSPHAFAFLATAVRKLGHFTEYAIFSIFLYYALAGGRRSAWNPRRALACILLAGLYSLTDEFHQRFVPGRGPSLMDCGFDTIGAALGMLVMYIAGRDPLQPDGERQGGASGDDKPIVT; this is encoded by the coding sequence GTGCTGGCTATCGTCTGGGCTGGCGTCATTTTCGACATGTCCACCCGGACCTTTGGTGCGTCTTTCACCGACCATCTCCTTCGCGAGATTCTGGCTGCCCTTCATCTGAGGGTATCTCCCCACGCGTTTGCCTTTTTGGCTACGGCGGTCAGGAAGCTGGGCCACTTCACGGAATACGCGATATTTTCCATTTTCCTCTATTACGCTCTGGCTGGCGGTCGTCGCAGCGCCTGGAATCCCAGGAGGGCCCTGGCCTGCATTCTGCTCGCCGGGCTTTACTCGCTGACCGACGAATTCCATCAGCGGTTCGTACCCGGCCGCGGCCCCTCGCTTATGGACTGCGGCTTTGACACCATCGGCGCGGCGCTCGGAATGCTGGTGATGTATATCGCGGGGAGGGATCCGCTCCAACCCGACGGCGAACGCCAAGGGGGAGCATCCGGGGATGACAAACCAATCGTGACCTGA